The following nucleotide sequence is from Rattus rattus isolate New Zealand chromosome 7, Rrattus_CSIRO_v1, whole genome shotgun sequence.
TCACTCGAGGTTCTGAAACGCATCAGCTCGAACCGGCAAGCATCTGGAGGTACGAACTTAATGATTCTGGACCGTTCAAATTCTTCAGCATTCACGCACGTATGGAAATGGTAGTTAAGAATATCAATCCCccttttttctggttctttctcaAAATAGCGTTCATCTCGTTTCTGGAGCTCGAGGTCATTTAAGGCTAAGAAACATTCCGCTGGCCCgtttagaaagcagaggcagcagaccTGAGTTATCACAGCGCTCTCGACCAGCTTGCCCTCTTCCTTGGTCACTTTGCCCCAGAAGCTGTCCAGAATGTCCAGGTGAATCTCTTGCTCCTCATAGACTTTGTTCTTCGGTTTTGCCGTAGCCGGCAGCTTTATTAGCTCCTCTTCCACAGTAGTCAGAAATTCAAGGAAGTCACGGTGTTCCGTGGACCCTAGCTTCAGCATCTGCTCCACCTCGGGCTCGTGAGCCGCCTCCATTTTGGAATGGTATTTCCTTTTCTCGGAGTAAGACACGTGCTCTACCTTCACAGTGTGGATCTTCCCTGCCATGCTGAAGTGCTCCAGTTTGGGTTCCGAGAGTCTGCAATGCGGATTGAGCTGGAACTCTTTGAATGGTTTTTCCAGCCCCTTCTCATAGTACATCTGCAGGATCCCGCCGGGAAGAACCTTTAGGAAAATGGGTCCCCACTGCCGGGAAGACATCATGTTCTTCTTCTCAGGAATCCTCAACATGAAGGACCATCCAGCTTTGGGCTGACTCCGGAAGAGGGTGTGTGGGACAAAAGAGACTGTGTCTCCAGCGTACGAGCTCTGCATAGACAAGTTTCCAAGAGGGCCTTGGGTCTCCGCTGACTGCAAGTGTTCGAGCTTCTCACAGATGTAGTTCAATGAGCACTGGTTTAGACTTTTTTGATCGACAGGTACCTCCTTGTCCCTTGGTGAGAacagctttctgcctgccagGGAGTCAAAGGGAAACTGAGAGTTGCCACCTTCATCTTTCCAAAATGGGTTGGAAAAAGCACAGTCATCCTGAAAATACTCGAACTGTCGAGCCTCGCTTTGGACCCCCCGAGGGCTGGCGTCTTCTGTAAGACCTGCTGTGGGAGTCAGCTGGGTGTGCGAGTGGCCACTGGGTAACGATACATGGGGTGAGCAGGTTGGCTTAGTAATCGATAACGGGGGACCCGCTCCTCCCGCTGTTGTGGGGGGACTGCTTGAAGAACACTCTGGAATAGGATAAAGCACATGTGTCCCGGCTTTAGGGATGCCAGGGAACCCCGGGAAGTCTTTGGTGGGTGTAGAAAGAGGCGAGTTGCTGGGAGGCCCTGGACTGAAGTAAAAGTCCACCATGGGAGAGGACAAAGGGGTGCTGCCGGTGGAGGAGGGGGTACTGGGAAGGTCCCTGAGGCCAGGAAGGTCCAGCTTCAGTCCATTTGGTCTGCAAACACCTTGAATCTCCAGAGACAAATCCTTTTTCTTCGGAGAAGACTGAAAAGTAGAGTCATCGTCGAAGGTGACCCAGCTGCCTGGGTTTGTAGAACACATCTTCAATATGGGCTTGTGGTCTGGTCAAAGAGTCAGGGACATTGTCTCTATAAAGGAGAAAGACAAAGTCAAATGTAATAAAtgctgaaaatgaagatacaagaGCTCCTTCATTTGGAGAAAAACCTGGGTGTGGAAAGTGCACACTTTTACTTTGTGCAAGTGGCCATACTTGGCATAgatgaacaaaaacaacaagaccCTATGTGTCCCCCCAACAGGTTTGCTTTAGATAAGGACACATCAGCTGACAATGAAGGATAAAAGACAGACCCAGAGCAGAGTGGGGAGGACAGAGGTCAGAGCGTGCTCTGAGCTGTCCCCTGGGACACATGCACTGGGACACTGTCCTCAGTCCCTGACACAGCTACGACTTAAGGAGGGAGAACCGAGTGGAAGAAAGTTGAGTGGATGGAGGTGTACCCCTGAAAGGAGACTGTGGGGGTCacaccttcctctccttttccctctccacGGGGAGGATGGTTCCTTCTTCCCACACTCCCCGTACGATGTACCCAAAGGCCAAAGACTAAAACCTTTAAATTGTGAACCAACACAGGCCCTTCCTTTAAGTTCATTGTCTCTGGCATTTTATTACTGTGACAGAACTCACACAGGAGCCATACTCCACCAGATAAAATAAACTTCAAGtcaaaaaaatcacaaagccaggcatgggggctcacgcctgtaatcccacaTGTGGGAAGCTAAGGTGAGAGGAACCTAatttgccaaggaccagcctcagttgTTTTGGGTTCTCAAGAGTGGGAGGATTGGATCTGCATGAAATCAGAGTCTCGGGCAAGGAAGCAGGTGCAAACTGACAGGTGACTCGTTGACGAGCAAAAGCTGCATTTGGAGTCAGCTCGAAGCCCCtctacctccccccccccacacacacacacagcttaccGCAGACTTTTATTGGTTACACACTTCCCTGTTATACAATAATACATAATCAAAAgccttttcattattttcctcaaACCCATAATTTTTCTTGATAATCCCATGTCACTATGCCACCAGAAAGCCACAATGCCACAGTTCAGTGTCTGCTAACTCTAACTCTCAGAAAAAACAAATCACAGGTCATCCGGGCATAAACTTGCAGTTACAGCATTAGCATAAAAACAGAAGGGTGTTAGACAGGTCACAgtaatgttaatatttataaCTTGTCTAGATTTGCACAATCTCTTTATTAAGCTCATCCAAATATCTATTTCTACAGTACTTTTCAAACTCTTACCCTTATACTATGTTAAACCCTCTTGCAGCTTCCCCAGGGCTCCCTCACAAACCCAAATT
It contains:
- the Ston1 gene encoding stonin-1 isoform X1 gives rise to the protein MCSTNPGSWVTFDDDSTFQSSPKKKDLSLEIQGVCRPNGLKLDLPGLRDLPSTPSSTGSTPLSSPMVDFYFSPGPPSNSPLSTPTKDFPGFPGIPKAGTHVLYPIPECSSSSPPTTAGGAGPPLSITKPTCSPHVSLPSGHSHTQLTPTAGLTEDASPRGVQSEARQFEYFQDDCAFSNPFWKDEGGNSQFPFDSLAGRKLFSPRDKEVPVDQKSLNQCSLNYICEKLEHLQSAETQGPLGNLSMQSSYAGDTVSFVPHTLFRSQPKAGWSFMLRIPEKKNMMSSRQWGPIFLKVLPGGILQMYYEKGLEKPFKEFQLNPHCRLSEPKLEHFSMAGKIHTVKVEHVSYSEKRKYHSKMEAAHEPEVEQMLKLGSTEHRDFLEFLTTVEEELIKLPATAKPKNKVYEEQEIHLDILDSFWGKVTKEEGKLVESAVITQVCCLCFLNGPAECFLALNDLELQKRDERYFEKEPEKRGIDILNYHFHTCVNAEEFERSRIIKFVPPDACRFELMRFRTSSEGDELPFSVKSIVTVQGAYVELQAFVNMTPAAQRSPHAGSLRSCNNIMIHFPVPAQWIKALWTRNLQRQKSLKAKMNRRACLGSLQEPESESVIQVTVGSAKYESAYRAVVWKIDRLPDKNTSPDQPHCLSYKLELGSDQEVPSDWDPFATVQFSMSEACASRTEVRSLGVESDAQPQKHVCQRACYNIQVEIEKKWIQVDGEDPDKAGGCVTQ